The sequence below is a genomic window from bacterium.
TTCGACAAGTACTACGAGCAGATCGACAAGGTCGTCGGGGAGATCGCGGACCGGCTGGACCGGGAGCGCGGGACGCTGATCATCGTGTCCGACCACGGGTTCAAGACCGGGCGGATCCGCCCGATGACGCCGACCACCGGCGACGCGGGAAACGAAGCGCCGCTCTGGCATCGGCCCGAGGGGATCGTCCTGATGTGGGGCGCGGGGGTGCGCGCCGGGGCGCGGATCGAGGGGGCGACGGTCTACGACGTCGCGCCGACGATCTGCCGCCTGGCCGGGCTGCCCGTCTCGCAGAAGCTGCAGGGGCGGCCGATGGACGGGGCGCTGACCCCGGAGGCCGTGGCGCGGCCGCTGAAGAGCGTCGAGGACTACGAATCGCGCGGTCCGCGGAGCACGGAGGCGCCGCCGGCGCCGGCGGCGGACGACGAGCGGATCGCGCAGTTGCGGGCGCTCGGATACGTCGGCGTCGCGGCGCCTTCGACGGCGGCCGCGGGCGGCGAAGGGCAGCTCGCGGTGCCGATCAACCTCTACAACCGCGGCGTGATGCTGGCGAACCGCGGCCGGGCGGACGACGCGCGGGCCGACTTCGTCGAGTTGCAGAAGCGCGCCCCGAACGACCCGCTCGGTTTCGTCGGCGAGGGCCTCGTGATGCTCAACGCCGGCCGCGCGGAGGCGGCGCTGCCGCCGCTGGCGCGCGCGGTGCAACTCGACCCGCGGCTGCCCGCGGCGCAGGCGTACGCCGGGGAGGCGTTGCTGCGGCTGGGGCGGGACAAGGACGCGGCCGAGGCGTTCGCGCGGGCGCTGACGCTCGACCCGAGCGCGGGGCGTCCGGCGCTGATGCTCGGGCAGATCCTCGTGCACCACGGACGGATCGACGACGCGGACGCCCTCTTCGCGCGGGCGCGGGAGACGGCGGAGCTGACCGAGGACCGCGCCGGCGGGTGGATCGGCGGGGCGATCGTCGCCGAGACGCGGCGTCGGCTCGGCGAGGCCGAGTCGGACTACCGGCGGGCGCTGGCGATCGCGCCGGACTTCCCGCCGGCGCTTGAGCGGTACGGGAATCTGCTGCTGTTCATGGATCGCCCGGCGGAGGCGGCGCCGCTGCTGCGGCGCCTGACGGAAACGCGGCCGGGGTATGCGCAGGGGTGGGGACTCTACGCCCTCGCGCTGGCGAAGCTGGGGCGCGCCGACGAAGCGCGGGCCGCCGAACGTCGTTCCAGCGGACGCTGAGCCAGGTGGCGCAGCGGACGAAACCGCAATTGCGGCTGGAACGACGCGGGCTTCGGCGGTTCAGCCGACCTTCCCGACCCGGGCCGAGAAGTGGAGTCGGCGGGGTCCGCACAGGCGGGCGTTCGGCGTCAAGCGGCGACGCGTCGGCGCATTAGGCGATTCTGCTGTCAGCTATTGGCTTTAGTTCAATTCCGACCCAATCCTCGCCCCCGATGCCGTCATATCGGGAGTCGTATTGTCGAGATTCAGGAATAACAGACTGACGTCGAAAGGGTAAGACGGGGGTCTGTCTGACTCGCGAGAGGGGCCGAGTTATGAAGCGCTGGGACCGACTGCTGGAGGGGTACCTGGAGGAGTACGCGAAGCTCGGACGGTCGGAGGGGATGGAGCAGCGCGTCAGGTCCACGCTGGAGCGGTGGGGCCTGTGGATGAAGCGGCACCATCGGCGCCTCGAGTTGGAGCGCGTTGACGCGGAGCTCCTCGTGGGCTACCTGCGCGCGCAGACGACGTTCAAGGCCAAGTCGACGGTGTACGCGACGCTGAGCGTGATGCGCGGCATGGGCGAGTACCTGGTGCGCCAGGGTGTGTGGACGACGAGTCCGCTGCGCTGGATGCGCGGTCCGAAGATCTCGCCGTACAGCCGGCTGCCGAAGCGCATCGACGGCGGCCAGATGCAGGGACTCTGGCGCGAGGCCGCGTCGAGCAGAAACACGTACCAGCGCCACGTCAGGCTCGTCGTGTTGGCGTTGCTGTACGGGACCGGCCTGCGCCGCGGCGAGTTGGAGCGGCTCGATGTCGACAGTTGGGATCGCGAAGAGGGCGTGCTGCGGATCGACGGCCGCAAGACGGGCCGCGAGCGCAGCGTGCCGGTGCCGGCGCTCGCGTACCAGTGCCTCGAGGCGTACCTGCCGCAGCGTCACAATCGTCTCGAGTTGCGCGGCGTGCACGACCAGCGCGCGTTGCTGGTGAATCGCGAGGGCAAGCGCCTGAGCGCCTCGTCGCTCAGCAAGCTCGTGCACGTGATGGCCGATCGCGCCGACGTGCCGCTGCACAGCCTGCACCAGTTCAGGCACAGCTGCGCGTCGGACCTGCTCGAAGCGGGCGTCGCGCTGCCCGAGGTGCAGCGGATTCTCGGCCACCAGGGCATCACGACCACGGTGCGTTACGTGCATATCGCCGACCCGCAGCGCCGCGCGGCGATGGCGAAGCATCCGATCAATGACTGGCTGCGCACGGAGGCCGCGTCATGAGCCGCCTGGATCCCCTGATCGAAGGCTACCTGTCCTACCTGGCCGACGTTGGGCGCAAGGCGCCGCGGACCGTGATCGACGTGCG
It includes:
- a CDS encoding alkaline phosphatase family protein, with product MRVEKLLAAVCAVAALASFSCRGTARPTPRVVVVGLDGADWEIIDRLAAAGRLPRLERLRREGAAGPLRSEAPFLSPVVWTTIATGRSPLDHGIYGFLTRRAGRDEPVRSDERRVRAFWDVAGENGLKVGIVGWYSTWPAEKVAGFMVSDRAGSHQVAGGAAKAVERLIEPGADDELLAKLRGEVVAAIDARTAESYFAAVPGAPAAPADKMETFVGALRTTELYRRLFPELLKRHGADVAAVYFEGTDAVGHLFADYGTPPIPGADPRAVARYGGAFDKYYEQIDKVVGEIADRLDRERGTLIIVSDHGFKTGRIRPMTPTTGDAGNEAPLWHRPEGIVLMWGAGVRAGARIEGATVYDVAPTICRLAGLPVSQKLQGRPMDGALTPEAVARPLKSVEDYESRGPRSTEAPPAPAADDERIAQLRALGYVGVAAPSTAAAGGEGQLAVPINLYNRGVMLANRGRADDARADFVELQKRAPNDPLGFVGEGLVMLNAGRAEAALPPLARAVQLDPRLPAAQAYAGEALLRLGRDKDAAEAFARALTLDPSAGRPALMLGQILVHHGRIDDADALFARARETAELTEDRAGGWIGGAIVAETRRRLGEAESDYRRALAIAPDFPPALERYGNLLLFMDRPAEAAPLLRRLTETRPGYAQGWGLYALALAKLGRADEARAAERRSSGR
- a CDS encoding tyrosine-type recombinase/integrase — translated: MKRWDRLLEGYLEEYAKLGRSEGMEQRVRSTLERWGLWMKRHHRRLELERVDAELLVGYLRAQTTFKAKSTVYATLSVMRGMGEYLVRQGVWTTSPLRWMRGPKISPYSRLPKRIDGGQMQGLWREAASSRNTYQRHVRLVVLALLYGTGLRRGELERLDVDSWDREEGVLRIDGRKTGRERSVPVPALAYQCLEAYLPQRHNRLELRGVHDQRALLVNREGKRLSASSLSKLVHVMADRADVPLHSLHQFRHSCASDLLEAGVALPEVQRILGHQGITTTVRYVHIADPQRRAAMAKHPINDWLRTEAAS